A window of the Natrinema salifodinae genome harbors these coding sequences:
- a CDS encoding DUF7344 domain-containing protein, producing the protein MSSDAHLGGDSTPDPLADVPTECYEILRHPRRLRILEVLGTRQTRLDLSELTTELLERTTGDSSNGQARQEIRITLAHNHLPRLDDYDIVDWTDEGIALVDEPPVHPADISVLLELCDSENAERLLETVVDPVRMRLLLLLENEDRPLSIDQLAAQLGSRDGPLSDPNQAKIALHHSHLPALADVGVLSYDHDSGLVTRYDHAVSIVQ; encoded by the coding sequence ATGAGTTCGGACGCTCACCTCGGCGGCGACAGCACCCCCGACCCACTGGCCGACGTCCCGACGGAGTGTTACGAGATCCTCCGTCACCCCCGTCGGCTCCGCATCCTCGAGGTCCTGGGTACTCGACAGACGCGGCTCGACCTGTCGGAACTGACCACGGAACTCCTCGAGCGGACGACCGGCGACAGCTCGAACGGCCAGGCGCGCCAGGAGATTCGCATCACCCTCGCCCACAACCACCTCCCGCGACTCGACGACTACGACATCGTCGACTGGACCGACGAGGGCATCGCGCTCGTCGACGAGCCGCCGGTCCACCCGGCCGACATCTCGGTACTGCTCGAGCTGTGTGACAGCGAGAACGCCGAACGCCTGCTCGAGACGGTCGTCGACCCCGTCCGGATGCGCCTGCTCCTCCTCCTCGAGAACGAGGATCGGCCGCTGTCGATCGACCAGCTCGCGGCGCAACTTGGCTCCCGCGACGGCCCGCTTTCCGACCCCAACCAGGCGAAGATCGCGCTGCACCACTCCCACCTGCCCGCACTGGCCGACGTCGGCGTCCTCAGCTACGATCACGACTCGGGCCTGGTCACTCGATACGACCACGCCGTCTCGATCGTCCAGTAA
- a CDS encoding DUF7113 family protein, with protein sequence MLMVRGRAGGTELTGTLYERGERAPSFRGAPDEDAAYVWVCDEFYEVDSGGSTQRVDGREVNLAFESPMPRGFDTREQALKGAKEHVRTQFARIGVDPTDVVLEVEKNDVDSARGIER encoded by the coding sequence ATGCTTATGGTACGCGGTCGTGCTGGCGGGACGGAGCTCACCGGCACACTGTACGAACGGGGCGAACGGGCCCCCTCGTTCCGCGGCGCGCCCGACGAGGACGCCGCGTACGTCTGGGTCTGTGATGAGTTCTACGAGGTCGACAGCGGGGGGTCGACCCAACGGGTCGACGGACGGGAGGTCAACCTCGCGTTCGAGTCGCCCATGCCGCGAGGGTTCGATACGCGAGAGCAGGCCCTCAAGGGGGCAAAGGAACACGTCCGGACGCAGTTCGCCCGAATCGGCGTCGATCCGACCGACGTCGTCCTCGAGGTCGAGAAGAACGACGTCGATAGCGCTCGCGGGATCGAGCGCTAG
- a CDS encoding DNA double-strand break repair nuclease NurA, producing MTLDPVHFEGIARLARRIDHGTDERDRRAFAETVWERFLDPLVHEGRTLVDPLGDQARQLVDCEDVALRDRPFPTEHGLDAGTINPTTFKNGLVIDVAQAAMSATPSDLDLHRSRTVVATVHSNDETATVHEEWDRFDEGYSRSRAVKVPPLPRFAEGVVHALALYLAESEHAREHGDDVEDLLVLDGPLYPRGLLRWADQHPDLADFLLEDPRPTTVLENYVRLVEDFVDRDVPLVGFVKNPATRVITRTLKEKDGDAPWTDDSALFTRLLERGEYVDDVDGERWERDTSALTYTNWFRSRGGVDRPLSVEGDALGVDRRLDREAYEVTFFVVYDPRDDLCYRIEAPYAFTKDPEIRERLTMQLLQDVAVAHGPPTIVEKADELARIGRSEKASLRETLEERFDAAQDRSYDDHRWEDQPY from the coding sequence ATGACGCTCGACCCGGTCCACTTCGAGGGGATCGCGCGACTCGCCAGGCGGATCGATCACGGGACCGACGAGCGCGATCGCCGCGCCTTCGCCGAGACCGTCTGGGAGCGATTCCTCGACCCGCTGGTTCACGAGGGGCGGACCCTCGTCGACCCGCTCGGGGACCAGGCGCGCCAGCTCGTCGACTGCGAGGACGTCGCCCTTCGGGATCGACCGTTTCCGACCGAACACGGCCTGGACGCGGGGACGATCAACCCGACGACGTTCAAGAACGGGCTCGTCATCGACGTCGCGCAGGCGGCGATGAGCGCGACCCCCAGCGACCTCGACCTCCACCGCTCGCGGACCGTGGTGGCGACGGTCCACTCGAACGACGAGACGGCGACGGTCCACGAGGAGTGGGATCGGTTCGACGAGGGGTACAGCCGGAGCCGTGCAGTGAAGGTCCCGCCGCTGCCCCGCTTCGCCGAGGGTGTCGTCCACGCCCTGGCGCTGTACCTCGCCGAGAGCGAACACGCCCGCGAGCACGGCGACGACGTCGAGGATCTCCTGGTGCTCGACGGACCGCTGTATCCACGCGGCTTGCTGCGCTGGGCGGATCAACACCCCGACCTCGCGGACTTCCTGCTCGAGGACCCTCGACCGACGACGGTACTCGAGAACTACGTCCGCCTGGTCGAGGACTTCGTCGACCGGGACGTCCCGCTAGTGGGCTTCGTCAAGAACCCCGCGACGCGCGTGATCACTCGAACGCTCAAGGAGAAGGACGGCGACGCCCCGTGGACCGACGACTCGGCGCTGTTCACCCGGCTGCTCGAGCGCGGCGAGTACGTCGACGACGTCGACGGCGAGCGCTGGGAGCGGGACACTTCGGCGCTAACCTATACGAACTGGTTCCGCTCGCGGGGCGGCGTCGACCGGCCGCTCTCCGTCGAGGGCGACGCGCTCGGTGTCGACCGTCGGCTCGATCGCGAGGCCTACGAGGTCACGTTCTTCGTCGTCTACGATCCGCGCGACGACCTCTGTTACCGGATCGAGGCGCCCTACGCGTTCACGAAGGACCCGGAGATCCGCGAGCGGCTGACGATGCAGTTGTTACAGGACGTCGCCGTCGCGCACGGCCCGCCGACGATCGTCGAGAAGGCCGACGAACTCGCCCGGATCGGCCGTTCGGAGAAGGCATCGCTGCGAGAGACGCTCGAAGAACGGTTCGACGCGGCCCAGGACCGATCCTACGACGACCACCGCTGGGAGGACCAGCCCTACTAG
- a CDS encoding HTTM domain-containing protein produces the protein MNQETPTARDRLSETLDRASHAVERRFAIDLRALAAFRVAVGTLLLVDLLLRSRNLTAFYTDDGILPLEALFSDYSSVYSLHALSGEAWAQALLFCVAGAFALALLVGYRTRLATIASWLLLVSLHIRNPMILNGGDVLLRMLLFWGIFLPLGERWSIDARRIDRDRATVSSVGTMAILLQVALMYVTNAVHKTRSDAWLSGDAVVGIFQADQFTILLGNVLADYVGLLQAFTYVWMALILLSPLLIALTGYRRALLASLFVGMHLGMFVTIQIGIFPLVSVAGLVLFTPPVVWDGLATVATRVGIASQLRDGLAGLQRTAPRLSLPLPLTLPRSLPLPRLPSERGDVPSPTAVAARSRVLLSTLVPWLFLVLIVLANAQAVDYTEVPDPGEEVLDTVKADQSWRMFAPNPISNARWLVAPGELEDGREVDVYHDGAVDWDRPPSVDETYETSRWRKYVSNMRYAGNENHRSYYANYLCGRWNATHDTGVERVSVYGLTDRAEPTDDEPDIAEYELLEYDCSGEFVQND, from the coding sequence ATGAACCAGGAAACCCCCACCGCACGAGATCGGCTATCAGAGACGCTGGATCGGGCTTCGCACGCCGTCGAGCGCCGGTTCGCGATCGATCTGCGAGCGCTGGCCGCGTTCCGCGTCGCGGTCGGGACGCTGTTGCTCGTCGATCTCCTGTTGCGATCGCGGAACCTCACGGCGTTCTACACGGACGACGGCATCCTCCCGCTGGAGGCGCTGTTTTCCGACTACTCGTCGGTCTACTCCCTCCACGCCCTCTCCGGTGAGGCGTGGGCACAAGCGCTGCTGTTCTGTGTCGCGGGCGCGTTCGCGCTCGCCCTCCTCGTCGGCTACCGGACCAGGCTCGCGACGATTGCGTCGTGGCTCCTGCTGGTCTCGCTGCACATCCGGAACCCGATGATCCTCAACGGCGGGGACGTGCTGTTGCGGATGCTGCTCTTCTGGGGGATCTTCCTGCCGCTCGGAGAGCGGTGGTCGATCGACGCCAGGCGGATCGATCGGGACCGCGCGACGGTCTCCTCGGTCGGGACGATGGCGATCCTCCTGCAGGTCGCGTTGATGTACGTGACAAACGCCGTCCACAAAACCAGAAGCGACGCCTGGCTGTCCGGGGACGCGGTCGTCGGAATCTTCCAGGCCGACCAGTTCACGATCCTGCTGGGCAACGTCCTCGCGGACTACGTCGGCCTGTTGCAGGCGTTTACGTACGTCTGGATGGCGCTCATCCTGCTGTCGCCCCTGCTGATCGCGCTGACCGGCTATCGGCGGGCGCTGCTCGCCTCGCTGTTCGTCGGCATGCACCTGGGCATGTTCGTCACGATCCAGATCGGCATCTTCCCCCTCGTCTCCGTCGCCGGCCTGGTCCTCTTCACCCCGCCCGTCGTCTGGGACGGCCTGGCGACGGTCGCGACGCGCGTCGGGATCGCGTCCCAACTCCGAGACGGCCTGGCGGGCCTCCAGCGAACCGCCCCGCGGCTCTCGCTGCCGCTGCCCCTGACCCTCCCCCGGTCCCTTCCCCTCCCCCGACTCCCGTCGGAGCGCGGGGACGTTCCCTCGCCGACCGCCGTGGCGGCCCGCTCTCGCGTCCTGCTCTCGACGCTCGTGCCGTGGCTGTTCCTCGTCCTCATCGTCCTCGCGAACGCCCAGGCGGTCGACTACACCGAGGTCCCCGATCCCGGCGAGGAGGTACTGGATACGGTCAAGGCCGACCAGAGTTGGCGGATGTTCGCGCCGAATCCGATCTCCAACGCCCGCTGGCTCGTCGCGCCTGGCGAACTCGAGGACGGACGGGAGGTCGACGTCTATCACGACGGGGCGGTCGACTGGGACCGGCCCCCGTCGGTCGACGAGACCTACGAGACCTCCCGGTGGCGCAAGTACGTCTCGAACATGCGCTACGCCGGCAACGAGAACCACCGGTCGTACTACGCCAACTACCTCTGTGGCCGCTGGAACGCCACCCACGATACGGGCGTCGAACGGGTCAGCGTCTACGGGCTGACCGACCGAGCCGAGCCGACCGACGACGAACCGGACATCGCCGAGTACGAACTGCTCGAGTACGACTGTTCGGGCGAGTTCGTACAGAACGACTGA
- the gpmI gene encoding 2,3-bisphosphoglycerate-independent phosphoglycerate mutase: MEAALIVLDGWGLGDGGRDAVAAASTPVFDRLADAGAYSTLEVAGRRVGLPDGQMGNSEVGHLNIGAGRVVYQEYTRISDSIADGSFRENDAINAAFDRASENDGRVHFLGLVSDGGVHSDHEHLHALIELAADRGVEAVTHAITDGRDTSPTGGRDYLSTLEDVVDEHGTGHVATVSGRYYAMDRDQNWERTKRAYDAIVNREAEHSAESAVAAVEESYERDVTDEFVEPTLVEGEAHGASESERRRRERGGPALDDGDSVVWFNFRSDRARQLTRMLADIRSEDWADEFETRPPEAEVVMMTQYDETFDLPVAYPPNQPEQVFGEVLADAGRTQLRIAESEKYAHVTYFLNGGREVEFDGEIREIVESPDVPTYDRQPEMSAPEVTDTAIDVIEADDPDVLVLNYANPDMVGHTGDYEAAIEAVEAVDEQLGRLVETLEDAGAHVLVTADHGNADDMGTEEDPHTAHTYNDVPLIYLAPDGTDGGRTVRADGTLADVAPTLLEVIDLDQPPEMTGESLLE; the protein is encoded by the coding sequence ATGGAAGCTGCGCTGATCGTCCTCGACGGCTGGGGACTCGGTGACGGCGGCAGGGATGCAGTTGCGGCGGCCTCCACGCCCGTTTTCGACCGGCTCGCCGATGCCGGCGCGTACAGCACGCTCGAGGTGGCGGGCCGGCGCGTCGGCCTCCCGGACGGCCAGATGGGAAACAGCGAGGTCGGCCACCTGAACATCGGCGCCGGCCGGGTCGTCTACCAGGAGTACACTCGCATCTCCGACTCGATCGCGGACGGCTCCTTCCGGGAGAACGACGCCATCAACGCGGCCTTCGATCGCGCGAGCGAGAACGACGGTCGCGTCCATTTCCTCGGACTCGTCAGCGACGGCGGGGTCCACTCCGATCACGAGCACCTCCACGCGCTGATCGAGCTGGCGGCCGACCGCGGCGTCGAGGCTGTCACCCACGCCATCACCGACGGGCGAGACACCTCGCCGACGGGCGGTCGGGACTATCTCTCGACGCTCGAAGACGTCGTCGACGAGCACGGGACGGGCCACGTCGCGACGGTCTCGGGCCGGTACTACGCGATGGACCGCGATCAGAACTGGGAGCGGACGAAACGGGCCTACGACGCGATCGTGAACCGCGAGGCCGAGCACTCTGCGGAATCTGCCGTTGCTGCCGTCGAAGAATCCTACGAGCGGGACGTAACCGACGAGTTCGTGGAACCGACGCTCGTTGAGGGCGAGGCGCACGGCGCCTCGGAAAGCGAACGGCGACGCCGTGAGCGGGGCGGGCCGGCCCTCGACGACGGCGACTCCGTCGTCTGGTTCAACTTCCGCTCGGACCGGGCTCGTCAGCTGACCCGCATGCTCGCGGACATTCGGAGCGAGGACTGGGCTGACGAGTTCGAGACCAGGCCGCCCGAGGCGGAGGTCGTGATGATGACCCAGTACGACGAGACCTTCGACCTTCCCGTGGCCTACCCGCCGAACCAGCCCGAACAGGTGTTCGGCGAGGTCTTGGCCGACGCGGGCCGGACGCAGCTGCGGATCGCCGAGTCCGAGAAGTACGCCCACGTCACCTACTTCCTGAACGGCGGCCGCGAGGTCGAGTTCGACGGGGAGATCCGCGAGATCGTCGAGAGCCCGGACGTGCCGACCTACGACCGGCAGCCGGAGATGAGCGCGCCCGAGGTGACCGACACCGCGATCGACGTCATCGAAGCGGACGATCCCGACGTCCTCGTGCTCAACTACGCGAATCCGGACATGGTCGGCCACACCGGCGACTACGAGGCCGCGATCGAGGCGGTCGAAGCGGTCGACGAGCAACTGGGCCGACTCGTCGAGACGCTCGAGGACGCCGGCGCACACGTTCTGGTCACCGCCGACCACGGCAATGCCGACGACATGGGAACCGAGGAGGACCCCCACACCGCCCACACCTACAACGACGTGCCCCTGATCTATCTAGCGCCCGACGGCACGGACGGCGGGCGGACGGTCCGCGCGGACGGCACGCTCGCGGACGTCGCCCCCACGCTGCTCGAAGTAATCGACCTCGACCAGCCGCCGGAGATGACTGGCGAGTCGCTGCTGGAGTAG